The Calypte anna isolate BGI_N300 chromosome 1, bCalAnn1_v1.p, whole genome shotgun sequence region TCTGGATGCTTTGTAGCTAGCAGACTGTCCTTGTTCAGAGTCCTGTACTAAAGTCAAGTAAAAAGCTTTATGAAGCTGGCTTGAAGGATTCAATTTCTGCCTACCCTTTGTCAGCTAACAATGGAACCATGATCTCtatcaggttttattttgcacTGTCAGAAAGTTGTTCTTTAACTGGGGATGTAATTTCCTGGTACCTTTCATTTATGTGGTTTCTTTGCACCACATCTTTTCATCTAACCTTTGACTATTCACAAAGCTAACAATACCTTTTCCCCACCAAAACATCTTTCTGTCCCATAAGTCTTGGACTCAGTGCTTGAGATATGAAAAGGAGGAATGGTGCCAGTGTTTCAGGATGCTAAATCATAAGTAGGATTAAATCTGAATTATATTGGATGAATGTTCTGCTGTGTGTGTAAACTGGTGCTGGCCCTGGATCTGGAAAGATTTTGTGACTGCTGCTGGTTTTTGCTTACTCCAGCTGGCTCTGTGTTGATGGAGCCTATGAGGGTATCTGTGGTTGGTGTCTTGTTTGGGGGAGCATTTCCTGGTAGGATCAGTGGCTGAGCTACTTCTGGACCCATTGTGCATGGCACTGTGTCCAAGTCAGTCTATAAAGAACTCTGCCTGCTGGTGGGGGCAGTGCCAGGAACAGCTCAGGCTTGATAGCAGTGTTAGCATCTGGAATTTTCCTATGCTGGAATATCCCTGCCCCCTCATTGCTCCAGAGGGTGAAGAGCTGGATGGTGCAGGAGAGCTCCATCCACTGCCCCAGCCTTCTGGCAGCAAGGATTCTTTGAAGCCTGAAAGCCTAAAACCTCCCTTTGCAGCAGAGACCTGAAGTCTGTGCCTGCTGTTCATGCTTAGCTGAGCTGGGAATAGCCTTACTCATTAAACCATTGCTAAAGAAGGCTGGCAATTAAATTCCACTGATTTATGATCTCCTGTTCAGTGTATGTACAAATGATGTGTTTCCTCCCTAGTAAGCTTCAAATGCTTTATTAAGGTGGTGGttgcttttaaatatatcaCTTTCTATCATATACATTGTAAATCAGCTGTTTCCTAAAACATGGCTTCCTAGCTTTGTTCCAGAAGATACTCCAGAAGAGTAAATGGATGAGTAATGTACTAATATAATTCAGAGGGGATTGTTCATTGAAATatggtgctgaaaaaaaagtaacttttagAAGCTTGTTTGGATATCTTCTCTTAAGTGCTAGACAGTGATGATTGCATAAACTTAATTCCAGGTAGGGTTGTTTCTTTGTGAACAGCAGGATAGATCATACTCATTTGAAATGTTTAATAAATATTCCAAATAAACCTGGATGTTCAGTTGCAGGACCAGCACTGCCTCCAGGCTATAAAAGCAGCTATGGCTTGGGAACTCCTGACAGTGATGAAGACTCAGAATCTCTTCCTCTACCCAGAGATGCAAAGAGAGATTCTGAAGAGGAGACAGAAGAAGATCCAGCACCTAAGTGAGTATCTTCTGAGTTTATTTGTACACCTGCATTGTATTGCAAATGAAACGTGTCTGCATAAACTGTGAGGAAGGGACAGCATTgtggaagcagaaagggaaaccCTGTACCTATCTGCATGTTCTCTGTGGTCTCAAATGCTCAGCTGATCTCTTTGACACCCTACAGTGGAATGAAGTTATTTAGAGCAATCAGATNNNNNNNNNNNNNNNNNNNNNNNNNNNNNNNNNNNNNNNNNNNNNNNNNNNNNNNNNNNNNNNNNNNNNNNNNNNNNNNNNNNNNNNNNNNNNNNNNNNCTAACACCCCACAAAGTTTAAAACTCTTCCATAAAAGGTGGCCCCAGATGGGTAATAAATTTCCCTGAATCTCTTCTCTGCAATTTATGCTAAAACTTGTTTTATATGAGTCTTGAAGACTGTCCAGTGATGTCTCATAAAGGCTGTCTTTGGAGTAATGACTTTTCAAAGTGCTTTCACCTTCATCTCCAGTGATAGGGCATCACAGACAGGTGGACTTTCTTGGGATGGCATTTTGCAGAAAGTAAAACTAAATCATATTGTTTCTAAAACAGGAGGATGGTATATGAAATATAACCTGTGTCTTGCAATACTTTGAAATTTGTTCATTACAAATACAGCAGAATAAATTTGAGAAACAAGGGTGGCCACCCCTCTGTCCCCCCTGGGAGACCAGTTCACCCCTGAGCCTTCTAGGAATCCACGTGGTAGCATCCTCTCCTAGTCCACTCCCTGGGTTACTGTTGCCTCCTCTTGATGGCTGCTCtttatgggggaaaaaagcatggGCTTCTTGTGTCTCTTGTCAAAACCTGTCAGTCTGGGTTTAACTTTTTGTATTGGTGCAGTCTGCTGGGTTTTTGTGGCAAGCCTGCATCCCCACTGGGCACTCAAGACCCCAGAGCAAGAAAAGCATAAGacctttcaaaggaaaaattccCATCTTTAGAGATGTGACTGATTTGAAGGTTTGGGGAATTTCTGCAAAGCTTCAGAtctgtcctgctgtgctggcaATCACTTCTTCCCAGCAGGATGatctccctgcctgcctccccctcctcctcctccccagcagctgatCAGGGTACatcagggagctgtgggtgacACAGTGGCCTCACAGGCCCTTGAGGCAGGCACAGCTGACAGGAAGGATCAGCCACACACTAAACTACGGGAGCAAGATCTCACCAGCAGCCAGGGACAGAATCTGTGATCCTGTGATCTATGGTCATACCTATCAGAGAAAAGTAACTAAGTAAAATATTGTCAGTATATAACTTATTCTTACCCTCCCAAAAAAATGTCTAAAGAGTGTACAGCTAACATTTTGTGACAAACTTCCTCCTCAAGATATTGATGAGCTGGCAATACATTTCAGTATAGTTTTATAATGCCAGGTAAAATCATTTTTGGACAGTTAACACACACTTTTTGTTACTCAGACAATCCAGTGATGCACCTCTGGATATGAAAAGGGAACTGATTGAGCCAAACCCTGAAAACTTTGAACACATGCTGAGTTTGGAAAACGATTCAAACAGAAGAATATTTAACTTACTTTGGGATAACTGCTGGGGGATACAaggaataattttccttttggtaTGCATTGGTGGAACTATATTAAAGATCAGCTCAGCCACCCATTGTTAAAAGGGTCAGCATCCAAGACTGACACTGATTTGTTTATGTCACCACTTAAAGAACGTGGCAAAGGCCACACATGACATCACTTTGCACATCACCATGTGGCAAAGGCTCTATGGGCTGGGTCCAGTTCATCTTGCAGAGGCCAACCTGACCATGTTAAATGCAGGAGGCAGGGGAACATTTACACTGAGGCCACAGAAAACTAATGATTCTTCCCACTGCTTGGggtttgtttgaggtttttttttctgttcagatgCTTTGTACCTCACCTCTCAGGGCAATGAAGGTTTTGCCTTACCTAAAGGGATGGCTGTGCTGTGTGGGAGCAGCCAAACCATCTCCCACTGCAGAATCCTGGTGCAATCCGTGCCCCTCTCTGTCTGATGCCCCCAGAGCAACAGGAGATGGAAAGTCAAAGCAGTCAGTTCCCATCTGGGGACAAAAGGCACAGTGGAAAAAACAGCAGcttcagcaaaaagaaatggTGAACACAAAGCCTGTAGCCTGGGGGAAGCTGTCTAGAAACCATCAAGGGTTTGCTGCAGTTTCCAAGGTAACTTCCATCTTCTTCAACCCAGGTGAGGCTCACTCAGCCTTTACCAGCACACAGGCAGAATACAAATAGTGGGGCTGAGGTGGAAAACAAAGTGCACATGAAATACCACATCTAaccccagctgctctgctggtggcTACTTGACTTCCACATCTGCCCACAGAGGCAAAGTGCCAGGAATTAGGAATTCGGCCACCGTGGTTGAAGCTGCATGACTCCCTGGCTGCCAGAGACCAGCCAAGTAATTCAGAAGTCCTGTAGGTGGCTTTACAGCTGGATTCATGCCTTGAGAGCCCAGGGACCCTGTTAATGCACAGCTCCTTGGTGTCCACACCACACGGTGCAGCACGGTTTGGCTCTGACCTTCCCTGCATGCTCACCTGAGAGCATCCATCAGTtcctgtgcctggcactggcACCAGATGAGCTCTGGAGAACCTTTCCAGGGTTCTTTTGGGGAAACGAGGCAGTCAAGACTTCTACAACTTCATCTCCATGGCAACCATGtgagagctgggctgctctcaCAGGAGAACAGGGGAGCTCTTCATGCATGAGGTTACACAAGTCAGCTGCTCTTCACCTCTGCAGGGCCTGCTACCAAAGCCACTGGGTTTTAATTGCACCTCCAAGATCAGcacaagagaggaaaataagagCAGTGAGAGGATGCTCTCACAGTCATGTACTGAATGCTTTAATTCTTTGATGTACCCATTATTTCACACAAAAAGAAAGTGTTTCCAAGAGCAAAGAAACCAAGGCCATCACCAATGGCTTCGTGTGGTTCTTCCTATCACTGTTATGCTGTGCACAGGCAGGGAACCCACCCCAAAAGTTCCAGCTTCTCACAGACTTCACAGATGAAGGGCAGAGTGATGGCTCCTctgctgcccctgccccagTATCCTCTCTCTGTCACCATCACACATCAACATCTTCCCAGGGGAGATGGAGGTGCCCCACTGAGTCTGAGCCACTGCAAGACCACCACTGCAGAGATGAGGGTTCTGGATGATGCTCTTGAGGGGGTTTCTGCACAGTCCTGATGCTCTGGAAGCAACCAGAGCATGGCCAGGAACCAGAAGGGAACCTGGCAATGACACCCACAAACATTGGCTGAAAAACTTGGCAGCAAGAGGCCTTCCTTTCTAGGTGTTTGTGgcttttctgaaatattctgtCAGCTGGCATTACCTATCCAAGGCATGAGTCCTGATACACCCACAAAACTCTGtattatttttcaagtatttcagaACACAAACTCTGATAGCTCTGCTGATATTGAAGAATTCTTAGCCTTGTTTTTCTGAGAAGCTCTTGTTTGAAATACAGAATCCAGGAGTCCTGTTAGCATcaggaagattttattttttaccaaaTCCACCCCCATCTACAAGGCTTGGACCCTTTCAGATCACATATACTGAGGAAACACAGAACActccctgctctggcagtgctGCCCCCCCAGGCAAGGGGGATGGCTGAGATCTACCCACttggcaggcaggagctgtaGGAATGCCAGGCTGTGAATATCTGTGAGCAGGGAGCCTGCCCACCCCATGGGACCACTCTTATCCCTCTCTGTGGCTGGGCTGGCCTGTGGGACCCTCATGGACTGCAGAGTAATGCTCTTTGCCTTGTCCCTTGCTGGGATGACAAAAGGTCTCACCATAAGCTGAGGCAACCATTGAAGTTTCTGTCCCACCCCCATGTGCCAAATCCTGCTCATCAAGGTCCTGGAAGAGAAGGTGGAAGGAGCTACCTGGCTAATCACTGGTGGTGATCTTCACTAACACTGGGAAATAGACACAGTCCAACAGGCTGATACATCCTGGGACATGGACCTCAGGCTTTCTCCTTTGACACCTCCTGTATCCCTGCTCTGATAAGGGAAAAACACTGCTCAAGAGTGGACCTGGAACCTCTTGTATGGCTCTAGGCACACAGAAAAGGTACAAACCCCCACCAGCATCCAAATATCAATAAGGAGTGAGACAAGACATGGTGCAGACATCTGCAGTATCATCCTATTTTGACTGCTGCACACTCCTAAATTAGCAGCCAAGCTTTCTTCATTGCAAAGTAACAATAAAAACTCTCCATGGAGAGAAATTCTTGGTTTAGTAGCTAAGCTGAGACAGTGGGGATCTGCCAAATGCTGGGGAGTTTGAAATGCAATAGGCACaactttgcaaaagaaaaagaaagctttttttctcagcctgtcAAAAGATACCATCTTTAACTCTTTATAGGAGTTGGCTGGAGTGCTTGCAACAGGCAACATTTCTTACACTGCAGTCATTCCATTTCTGATCTCCCAGCCCtgattctgaaagaaaaccaacagaacTCTCCCTGGGTAAATCTCATCACTTTTATGAATACTTACACTTCAGAGAACATTACTACCCTCATCTTTTCACCATTCCCATTAATCTCTCAGTGCTCTACATTGTGCTGCTTTTATTGTACAAATTACCtgcctctcttttctccttagGAGATAACCAGCAGTATCCTCTTTATATTCCCTGGGTGTTGTCAAACACAGTACTAATTAAGCCCAGAATAACTGTTCCCCAGGTACAGTTAGGTATGAAATTCCCTGTGTTTTTCCTGAGGAGAGCGTGTGCCCCAaaccttctctctttctccagctATTTTGCCTGGCTTCATAAAAGCCATTACACCTACctaaaaatctttccatttaaaCCTTTGGCTCTAGCATTACTGCCATCCCAAGAGGCTGCTTGCAGTGCAAAGAGGAGGACCATTGTACAATTAGGTGTGATGTGTAAAAAATGAAGATGTAACTCTATGCCATGCCTCACAGCAGATCTT contains the following coding sequences:
- the GPALPP1 gene encoding GPALPP motifs-containing protein 1 is translated as MSRQLIGPALPPGFPRRAEADPDEDFRQVAGPALPPGYKSSYGLGTPDSDEDSESLPLPRDAKRDSEEETEEDPAPK